A window of the Trichoderma asperellum chromosome 4, complete sequence genome harbors these coding sequences:
- a CDS encoding uncharacterized protein (SECRETED:SignalP(1-18)) — translation MLSSSSRLLLAFHISVAAGPKQRGIASRWIRFDVPGTRKRALCDAVISAGMSLNRSSRYLNAPPWDTSSYSEAVAQFARL, via the exons ATGCTGTCCTCCTCGAGCCGCCTCCTGCTGGCGTTTCACATCTCGGTAGCAGCCGGTCCAAAACAG CGGGGTATTGCCTCCCGCTGGATAAGGTTTGACGTACCCGGTACGCGGAAACGTGCCCTGTGTGACGCCGTAATCAGCGCGGGCATGTCTCTAAATAGAAGTAGCAGGTACTTGAATGCCCCCCCTTGGGACACAAGCAGTTACAGCGAGGCCGTGGCGCAATTTGCGCGACTGTGA
- a CDS encoding uncharacterized protein (EggNog:ENOG41) produces the protein MHIFISGATGRNGRLILAEALSRNHTVTVLARDPSSLTPHPNLTIIKGTPTSLQDVQTALSTPTPPSAILTTINQRRVSENPFAALSPDTPTDLLTSTAKILLSAIANTDFNGHPSPKIVVNSLFGARESMDNMAWPLRFVLTHSTMKIAIKDHNNMDELIRQSGVPFVFARPARLTEGPTEAVRIWPDNGQGCGWNPAISRASLAEWMIRAAEANEWDGRSPVLTK, from the exons atgcacatcttcatctctgGAGCCACTGGCCGCAACGGccgcctcatcctcgccgagGCCCTCTCGCGCAACCATACCGTCACCGTCCTCGCCCGCgatccctcttctctcacaCCACACCCAAACCTCACAATCATCAAAG GAACGCCAACCTCCCTCCAAGACGTCCAAACCGCCCTTTCAACACCAACCCCCCCTTCCGCCATCCTCACAACAATCAACCAGCGCCGCGTGTCAGAAAACCCTTTCGCGGCTCTATCCCCCGACACCCCCACCGACCTCCTCACATCCACCGCAAAGATCCTCCTCTCCGCCATCGCAAACACAGACTTCAACGGCCACCCCTCTCCCAAGATTGTCGTAAACTCCCTCTTCGGCGCGCGCGAATCCATGGACAACATGGCCTGGCCGCTCCGCTTCGTGCTGACCCACAGCACAATGAAGATTGCCATCAAGGACCATAACAACATGGACGAATTGATCCGACAGAGCGGCGTGCCGTTTGTCTTTGCCCGGCCGGCAAGACTAACCGAAGGGCCGACCGAAGCGGTCAGGATCTGGCCAGACAATGGGCAAGGTTGCGGCTGGAACCCGGCCATTAGCAGGGCTAGCTTGGCAGAATGGATGATTAGGGCAGCTGAGGCGAATGAGTGGGATGGGAGATCCCCGGTGCTGACAAAATAG
- a CDS encoding uncharacterized protein (EggNog:ENOG41): MASMHTYPSITEPGVAPSPAAVGVDASNPSDGASPYDTSSMSQQPSPRQLPHQHLGLVTQSSQQQLHQQAQKQQQQQHQQQQQQPAQRSVKRPRPVKSCTECRKRKLRCDRACPCSQCHKANRECKYAPDQESANLSDGSDAEGAEPSRPAKRNFSHSTIPAMASSPYNEAPSAARPARPTDSTSLPMLEDLSIRMERLEKHVLVRSTSRSDLGGGRIVAAAPETIRGLTVKRDALRTRYFGQNDPRVLLNLFDDAKAYVSHNCQQEPFPSFEVLHKHIRSESAKALTPITVFVDSMMPIHKRMTDILPKKAICDRLVTAYIETSETQYRIIHVPTFAEQYNQYWEGKPQPEHFLPQMLSVIAVSSRYETKSRGLATERIEGVHIPTACALVRIWLDSLKGKQLVELATLQVEVLLLLAQRMIITRPQDSWNHLGFVVRMAMSMGLHRDPSEFEPRMTPFHGEIRRRLWFTVLDMDLYMSILANMPCLTREGDYTCRPPRNLDDNELFPEMTELPPSKPLDQVTDSQMQVYASMTLPTRMKVAHMINRIDTIRDYQEVLDVGGKLERFIEDINYIFPRHALNDIGKSRLWRNRAILDMHVRRPLLALYRPFAMAAPEAPTLISRAYLRSCMVILKYLDELDPTLPHFDDIYQMYMQLLKRDIIQASLSVCYFIKSAVRPSVNSSMLAQQGLRASPGLSDDMPSYIPYPNYVPDDLVLWSPSRLISTVQKSIELLIGQLRGSDLKDILCLAVVLESVRKTDIRSEEITNNLFDLLNACLRATNVTMEKLRNPSLGNVNEYQRDAYAHGRMPYIQQGYGMGGMLDHAHEFGGWIMWDGWD, from the exons ATGGCTTCAATGCATACGTATCCTTCCATCACAGAGCCGGGAGTGGCTCCCTCGCCCGCCGCCGTGGGCGTTGATGCTTCCAACCCGAGTGACGGAGCGAGTCCCTACGATACTTCTTCAATGTCCCAGCAGCCCTCGCCGCGACAGCTGCCGCACCAACACCTCGGCCTGGTGACACAGTCATCGCAGCAACAACTTCATCAACAGgcgcagaagcagcagcagcagcagcatcaacaacaacaacagcaacctGCCCAGCGCAGCGTCAAGCGACCAAGACCCGTCAAGTCATGCACCGAGTGTCGGAAGCGCAAGCTTCGCTGCGATCGTGCCTGTCCCTGCTCACAATGCCACAAGGCGAACCGTGAGTGCAAGTACGCGCCTGACCAGGAGTCGGCCAACCTGTCCGATGGCTCAGACGCAGAGGGTGCTGAGCCCAGCCGGCCGGCCAAGCGCAACTTCTCGCATAGCACCATCCCTGCAATGGCTAGTAGTCCTTACAACGAAGCTCCCTCTGCGGCCAGACCGGCCAGACCTACCGATTCTACGAGCCTTCCGATGCTTGAGGACCTTTCCATACGAATGGAACGACTGGAGAAGCACGTTCTTGTGCGAAGCACGAGCAGATCCGACCTTGGCGGGGGCAGGATAGTTGCGGCAGCGCCAGAGACCATACGGGGGTTGACGGTGAAGCGCGATGCCTTGCGAACTCGATATTTTGGGCAAAATGACCCTCGGGTGCTGTTGAATCTG TTTGACGACGCCAAAGCATATGTATCCCACAACTGCCAGCAAGAGCCTTTCCCCAGCTTTGAAGTCCTACATAAGCATATACGAAGCGAATCGGCCAAGGCATTAACTCCAATCACAGTCTTTGTGGATTCCATGATGCCAATTCACAAGAGAATGACGGATATCCTGCCGAAAAAGGCCATCTGTGATCGACTAGTGACTGCTTATATCGAAACATCAGAGACCCAGTATAGGATCATTCACGTCCCGACGTTTGCAGAGCAGTATAATCAGTACTGGGAGGGCAAGCCACAGCCAGAGCATTTCCTCCCGCAGATGCTCTCCGTGATAGCGGTGTCATCCAGATATGAAACGAAATCCAGGGGGCTAGCTACCGAGCGCATAGAAGGCGTGCACATCCCGACCGCCTGTGCACTGGTTCGGATTTGGCTAGATAGCTTGAAAGGCAAACAGCTTGTTGAGCTTGCTACGCTGCAGGTCGAGGTGCTTCTACTGCTCGCACAGAGGATGATTATCACACGTCCCCAGGATTCCTGGAACCATCTAGGATTCGTGGTCCGCATGGCCATGTCTATGGGCCTTCACAGAGATCCCTCAGAGTTTGAGCCGCGAATGACCCCATTCCACGGCGAGATTAGAAGGAGGCTGTGGTTCACGGTTCTAGACATGGACTTGTACATGTCAATTCTCGCTAATATGCCCTGTCTCACTCGCGAGGGCGACTATACTTGTCGGCCGCCGCGAAACCTGGACGACAATGAGCTCTTCCCAGAGATGACTGAGCTGCCACCCTCGAAGCCCCTGGATCAAGTAACAGATAGTCAGATGCAAGTCTATGCGTCCATGACCCTCCCGACACGGATGAAAGTAGCCCATATGATTAACCGCATCGACACCATCCGTGACTACCAGGAGGTGCTGGATGTAGGCGGGAAGCTAGAGCGATTCATTGAAGACATCAACTATATATTTCCGCGGCATGCCCTCAACGATATCGGAAAGAGCAGACTGTGGCGGAACCGGGCCATTCTCGATATGCATGTGCGACGGCCCCTGCTGGCGTTGTATCGGCCATTTGCCATGGCAGCCCCCGAGGCGCCGACGCTAATCTCACGAGCGTATCTTCGATCATGTATGGTGATATTAAAATACCTCGACGAGCTGGACCCCACCTTGCCGCATTTTGACGACATTTATCAAATGTATATGCAGCTGTTGAAGCGAGACATAATCCAGGCTTCGCTGAGCGTATGCTATTTTATCAAATCGGCTGTTCGTCCTTctgtcaacagcagcatgctCGCCCAGCAAGGACTCAGGGCTTCTCCGGGGCTCTCAGATGATATGCCGTCTTATATCCCATACCCGAACTATGTCCCAGATGACCTGGTGCTTTGGTCGCCGTCACGGCTCATCAGCACCGTGCAAAAGTCAATCGAACTGCTCATTGGGCAACTTCGCGGCAGCGACCTCAAGGACATTCTCTGCCTCGCTGTTGTTCTGGAGAGCGTGAGAAAGACCGATATTCGAAGTGAGGAGATTACGAATAATTTGTTTGACCTGCTGAATGCTTGTCTGAGAGCCACCAATGTGACAATGGAAAAGCTTCGTAACCCATCCTTGGGTAATGTTAATGAATACCAACGCGATGCGTACGCTCATGGGAGGATGCCATATATACAACAAGGATACGGTATGGGAGGCATGCTGGATCATGCCCATGAGTTCGGCGGCTGGATAATGTGGGATGGTTGGGATTGA